A genomic window from Arthrobacter globiformis includes:
- a CDS encoding nitrite/sulfite reductase, which yields MTDTALAGASTDKPARPARASRPAAKPHGQWKVDGTTPLNANETWKQEDDGLNVRERIESIYAKEGFDAIPGQDLHGRFRWWGLYTQRKPGIDGGKTATLEPHELEDKYFMLRVRIDGGALTTEQLRVIGQISVDFARDSADLTDRQNIQLHWIRVEDIPEIWRRLESNGLSTTEACGDVPRVILGSPVAGIAKDEIIDPTPLIEELGERFIGNPLLSNLPRKYKTAITGHPSQDVVHEINDFALVGVKHPELGIGYDLWAGGALSTNPMLGKRLGAFVKPEQAADVWLGVTSIFRDYGYRRMRTKARLKFLMADWGPEKFRQILEDEYLGYKLADGPAAPKPSTPGDHVGVHEQKDGKFFIGATPVAGRLSGAQLVKLADTLEARGSYRLRTTPHQKIVVLDVEKNEVEPLVAELDALGLSARPSVFRRGTIACTGIEFCKLAIVETKVTAATAVAELERRLADLADSGQLPQALSLHINGCPNSCARIQTADIGLKGMMLPTPDGDPTPGFQVHLGGGLASADREEAGLGRTVRGLKVYVADLPDYVERVVRKFVADRAEGQTFAEWAHAADEEALQ from the coding sequence ATGACTGATACAGCTCTAGCCGGAGCGTCCACGGACAAGCCCGCGCGCCCCGCCCGTGCCTCCCGACCCGCCGCCAAGCCTCACGGCCAGTGGAAGGTGGACGGAACCACGCCGCTTAACGCCAACGAAACCTGGAAGCAGGAAGACGACGGCCTCAACGTCCGCGAGCGTATCGAGTCCATCTACGCCAAGGAAGGCTTCGACGCCATCCCCGGCCAGGACCTGCACGGCCGCTTCCGCTGGTGGGGCCTGTACACGCAGCGCAAGCCCGGGATCGACGGCGGCAAGACCGCAACGCTGGAGCCGCACGAGCTTGAGGACAAGTACTTCATGCTCCGCGTCCGCATCGACGGCGGTGCGCTGACCACCGAGCAGCTGCGCGTCATCGGCCAGATCTCCGTGGACTTTGCACGGGATTCCGCGGACCTCACGGACCGCCAGAACATCCAGCTGCACTGGATCCGCGTGGAGGACATCCCCGAGATCTGGCGCCGCCTCGAGAGCAACGGCCTGTCCACCACCGAGGCCTGCGGCGACGTTCCCCGTGTCATCCTCGGCTCCCCGGTAGCAGGCATCGCCAAGGACGAGATCATCGACCCCACCCCGCTCATCGAAGAGCTGGGCGAGCGGTTCATCGGCAACCCGCTGCTCTCCAACCTGCCGCGCAAGTACAAGACCGCCATCACCGGCCACCCGAGCCAGGACGTGGTGCACGAGATCAATGACTTCGCCCTGGTGGGCGTCAAGCACCCCGAACTCGGCATCGGCTACGACCTGTGGGCCGGCGGCGCGCTGTCCACCAACCCGATGCTCGGCAAGCGCCTCGGTGCCTTTGTGAAGCCGGAGCAGGCCGCGGATGTGTGGCTCGGCGTCACCAGCATCTTCCGTGACTACGGCTACCGCCGCATGCGCACCAAGGCGCGCCTGAAGTTCCTCATGGCCGACTGGGGTCCGGAGAAGTTCCGCCAGATCCTCGAGGACGAATACCTCGGCTACAAGCTGGCCGACGGCCCCGCCGCACCCAAGCCGTCCACCCCGGGCGACCACGTGGGCGTGCATGAGCAGAAGGACGGCAAGTTCTTCATCGGTGCCACCCCTGTTGCTGGCCGCCTCTCCGGCGCGCAGCTGGTGAAGCTCGCGGACACCCTCGAGGCCCGCGGCTCCTACCGCCTGCGCACCACCCCGCACCAGAAGATCGTGGTGCTGGACGTGGAGAAGAACGAGGTGGAGCCGCTGGTGGCCGAACTCGACGCGCTGGGCCTGTCCGCCCGCCCGTCCGTGTTCCGCCGCGGCACCATCGCCTGCACCGGCATCGAGTTCTGCAAGCTGGCCATCGTCGAAACCAAGGTCACCGCGGCCACGGCCGTCGCCGAGCTGGAACGCCGCCTGGCCGACCTCGCAGACAGCGGCCAGCTCCCGCAGGCACTGTCCCTGCACATCAACGGCTGCCCCAACTCCTGCGCCCGCATCCAGACCGCGGACATTGGGCTCAAGGGCATGATGCTTCCCACGCCCGACGGCGACCCCACCCCGGGTTTCCAGGTCCACCTGGGCGGCGGGCTGGCTTCCGCCGACCGTGAAGAGGCAGGCCTGGGACGCACCGTCCGCGGCCTGAAGGTCTACGTCGCTGACCTGCCTGACTACGTCGAGCGGGTTGTCCGCAAGTTCGTCGCCGACCGCGCCGAGGGCCAGACCTTCGCCGAGTGGGCCCACGCAGCAGACGAGGAGGCACTCCAGTGA